In Actinomyces weissii, a genomic segment contains:
- a CDS encoding nucleotide sugar dehydrogenase → MKIAVAGCGYVGLSLATLLSKHDEVVALDVNASKVASINEGRSPIADPDIESRLAEGGLRLSATTDPSVAYKDAELVIVATPTNYDEATNFFDTSLVESVIADVMEKQPEALVVIKSTVPVGFCEEMAQRFPQGRILFSPEFLREGRALYDNLHPSRIIVGVPTQGLDAAQLRPAAEMFAQLLVQGAEDQDVPVLIMSSTEAEAVKLFANTYLALRVAFFNELDAYACMHGLESRSIIDGVCLEPRVGSHYNNPSFGYGGYCLPKDTKQLLANYRDIPQSLIRAIVEANDVRKDFIAEEVVRKVVELVYAGKPHPVVGVYRLAMKSGSDNFRESSIQGIMDRLRVKGVPVVVFEPSLSEDTFNGYPVVRDLEEFMGSCDVIVANRWSPELEPVREKVYTRDLFFRD, encoded by the coding sequence GTGAAGATCGCAGTAGCTGGGTGTGGGTACGTAGGTTTGTCACTGGCAACGCTGCTTTCAAAGCATGATGAGGTTGTTGCTCTTGACGTTAACGCTAGCAAGGTAGCGTCTATCAATGAGGGGCGTTCTCCGATCGCTGACCCGGATATCGAGAGCCGGCTCGCGGAGGGTGGGCTGCGGCTTTCCGCGACCACTGACCCCTCCGTGGCCTACAAGGACGCCGAGCTGGTGATCGTGGCCACGCCCACCAACTATGACGAGGCCACCAACTTCTTTGACACCTCCCTGGTGGAGTCGGTTATCGCGGACGTCATGGAGAAGCAGCCCGAGGCGCTGGTGGTCATCAAGTCCACCGTGCCGGTGGGCTTCTGTGAGGAGATGGCCCAGCGGTTTCCCCAGGGGCGGATCCTGTTCTCGCCGGAGTTCCTCCGTGAGGGGCGGGCCCTGTACGACAACCTGCATCCCAGCCGCATCATCGTGGGCGTGCCCACGCAGGGCCTTGACGCCGCGCAGCTGCGTCCCGCCGCAGAGATGTTCGCCCAGCTCCTGGTGCAGGGAGCCGAGGACCAGGACGTGCCTGTGCTAATCATGTCCTCCACGGAGGCGGAGGCGGTGAAGCTGTTCGCCAACACCTACCTGGCGCTGCGGGTGGCCTTCTTCAACGAGCTGGACGCCTACGCCTGCATGCACGGCCTGGAGTCCCGGTCGATCATCGACGGCGTCTGCCTGGAGCCGCGCGTGGGCTCGCACTACAACAACCCGAGCTTCGGGTACGGCGGCTACTGCCTGCCCAAGGACACCAAGCAGCTGCTGGCCAACTACCGGGACATCCCGCAGAGCCTCATCCGGGCGATCGTGGAGGCCAACGACGTGCGCAAGGACTTTATCGCGGAGGAGGTCGTGCGTAAGGTCGTGGAGCTGGTGTACGCAGGTAAGCCGCACCCGGTGGTCGGGGTGTACCGCCTGGCCATGAAGTCCGGCTCGGACAACTTCCGGGAGAGCTCGATCCAGGGGATCATGGACAGGCTGCGGGTCAAGGGAGTGCCGGTGGTCGTCTTTGAGCCCTCCCTCAGCGAGGACACCTTTAACGGCTACCCGGTGGTCCGTGACCTGGAGGAGTTCATGGGCTCCTGCGACGTCATAGTCGCCAACCGTTGGAGCCCCGAGCTGGAGCCGGTACGGGAGAAGGTCTACACTCGGGACCTCTTCTTCCGCGACTGA
- a CDS encoding threonine/serine exporter family protein: MKQSGVVIRLGRMMLAAGAGSYRVKSSMARAAAAVGLDRHEATVTMTELVTSSYVGERFRTETAEQRRVGVNVARLEALRRIVHDLQPHTTVEELDARLDKVNQMHGLYGNVANALASGVACAGFCFLNAGGWVECLLVLLAATVGQALRRQMLERQYQHFFTWLVCGVVASGLYMGADALLVAGGLITNSHQGGLISAILFLIPGFPMVTAMLDLARQDFSSAISRGSYVALVMASAGVAVWAVTYPFGWDVTTVTSPHPHGLLLYALRCFCSFIAAYGFAMLFNAPARACLLAAIVGAVANTGRLFLIDVVGVPWQLAVGLAAVVIGLLAQAFVSRASQSRVALSVPAVVIMIPGVPFYRAITSLNDRAKDPTVAVNEAMGNLWQVFFVIAAIGVGLALARIITDHGWRHDVATADLVSKF, translated from the coding sequence ATGAAGCAGTCGGGAGTCGTGATCCGCCTGGGCCGCATGATGCTCGCCGCCGGTGCTGGCTCCTACCGCGTCAAGTCCTCTATGGCGCGTGCCGCAGCCGCAGTCGGCCTGGACCGTCACGAGGCCACCGTGACCATGACCGAGCTGGTGACCTCCTCCTACGTCGGCGAGCGCTTCCGCACCGAGACCGCTGAGCAGCGGCGCGTCGGTGTCAACGTGGCCAGGCTGGAGGCCCTGCGCCGTATCGTCCACGACCTGCAGCCCCACACCACGGTTGAGGAGCTCGACGCCCGCCTGGACAAGGTCAACCAGATGCACGGACTGTACGGAAACGTCGCCAACGCCCTGGCCTCCGGCGTCGCCTGCGCCGGATTCTGCTTCCTCAACGCAGGCGGTTGGGTGGAGTGCCTGCTCGTGCTGCTAGCCGCCACCGTGGGGCAGGCCTTGCGCAGGCAGATGCTGGAGCGCCAGTACCAGCACTTCTTCACCTGGCTGGTCTGCGGCGTCGTCGCCTCTGGCCTGTACATGGGCGCCGACGCCCTGCTGGTGGCCGGTGGGCTGATTACCAACAGCCACCAGGGCGGCCTGATCTCCGCGATCCTGTTCCTCATCCCTGGCTTCCCCATGGTCACCGCCATGCTGGACCTGGCCCGCCAGGACTTCTCCTCCGCGATCTCGCGCGGCTCCTACGTGGCCCTGGTGATGGCCTCCGCGGGCGTGGCGGTGTGGGCGGTGACCTATCCCTTCGGCTGGGACGTCACCACCGTGACCTCCCCCCACCCCCACGGCCTGCTGCTCTACGCACTGCGCTGCTTCTGCTCCTTCATCGCCGCCTACGGCTTCGCCATGCTGTTCAACGCCCCCGCCCGCGCCTGCCTGCTGGCCGCGATCGTAGGGGCCGTGGCGAACACTGGCAGGCTGTTCCTGATCGACGTCGTCGGGGTGCCCTGGCAGCTGGCGGTGGGCCTGGCCGCCGTGGTGATTGGCTTGCTGGCTCAGGCATTCGTCTCCCGCGCCAGCCAGTCCCGCGTGGCCCTTTCCGTGCCCGCCGTGGTCATCATGATCCCCGGCGTGCCCTTCTACCGGGCCATCACCTCCCTCAACGACCGCGCCAAGGACCCCACGGTGGCCGTGAACGAGGCCATGGGCAACCTCTGGCAGGTGTTCTTCGTGATCGCCGCCATCGGGGTGGGGCTGGCGCTGGCCCGCATCATCACCGACCACGGCTGGCGCCACGACGTCGCCACCGCCGACCTGGTCAGCAAGTTCTGA
- a CDS encoding AAA family ATPase encodes MLTRFEVSGFKNLKDVVVELGPFTCIAGQNAVGKSNLFDAIALLSALSRHTFVEACSQVREVKGAPLSDVSVLLSPEVLEGRENLRLAAEMIVPESVVDEFGQEVKPSKTYLRYEVELNYVNVGGSGGIPTLRLAHETLEPLSKSSDRSQLLRACPKLLSAIKGRRGSSYISLEKGEEGQADVIKVPREERGRPRLIATDNTQRTVLSAMASAEYPTILAANVEMSSWRFMSLEPTAMRSPDNLMETRSIDATGAHIPATLYRRDVEDPEVGVYGELKNAVDKLVDIRSLKVVKDDVRQSLELRAQVGQAPELPARSLSDGTLRFLALAAMNYAGVYMGLVSMEEPENGIHPAKIGAMLALLRTLAEPQGGHLRQVIINTHSPYMVRAVHKSNKDDILVAQSWQRRDKDGKRSASTSFHPLPGTWRTRGQEPSGQGGRSQVPVSESRLFAFLKNPASSVEEADD; translated from the coding sequence GTGCTCACACGCTTCGAGGTCTCCGGCTTCAAGAACCTGAAAGATGTGGTCGTGGAGCTGGGGCCTTTTACCTGCATAGCTGGACAGAACGCGGTCGGAAAGTCGAATCTGTTTGATGCGATCGCTCTGCTTTCAGCCCTGTCCCGCCACACCTTCGTGGAAGCCTGCTCGCAGGTGCGAGAGGTTAAGGGGGCGCCTCTGTCTGATGTGAGCGTGCTCCTATCCCCAGAAGTTCTTGAAGGTAGAGAAAATCTCCGGCTGGCCGCTGAGATGATCGTGCCTGAATCGGTTGTTGACGAGTTCGGCCAGGAGGTTAAGCCTTCCAAGACCTATCTGCGTTATGAGGTGGAACTTAACTATGTTAATGTGGGTGGCTCGGGAGGCATCCCTACCTTACGGCTGGCGCACGAGACGCTTGAGCCTTTGAGTAAGTCAAGTGACAGGAGCCAGCTTCTGAGGGCTTGTCCGAAGCTGTTGAGTGCGATCAAGGGCAGGCGGGGCAGCAGCTACATCTCCTTAGAAAAAGGAGAGGAAGGTCAGGCGGACGTAATAAAAGTGCCCCGAGAGGAGCGTGGTCGGCCGCGGCTGATCGCTACCGATAACACGCAGCGCACAGTGCTGTCAGCTATGGCCTCCGCAGAGTACCCGACGATTCTGGCTGCTAATGTTGAGATGTCCTCCTGGCGTTTTATGTCTCTGGAGCCCACGGCGATGCGCAGTCCGGACAACCTGATGGAGACGCGGAGCATCGACGCCACGGGGGCACATATTCCTGCCACCTTGTACCGTAGGGACGTTGAAGACCCTGAGGTGGGTGTCTACGGGGAGTTGAAGAATGCTGTCGATAAGTTGGTAGATATCCGTAGCCTGAAGGTAGTCAAGGACGACGTCAGGCAGTCGCTTGAGCTGCGCGCACAGGTGGGGCAGGCCCCAGAGCTGCCAGCCCGTTCGCTGTCCGACGGCACCCTGAGGTTCCTAGCGCTGGCAGCAATGAACTACGCGGGCGTGTACATGGGGCTGGTGAGCATGGAAGAGCCGGAGAACGGGATACACCCAGCCAAGATCGGGGCCATGCTGGCACTGCTGCGCACCTTGGCAGAACCTCAGGGGGGTCACCTGCGACAGGTCATAATCAACACCCATTCACCGTACATGGTGCGTGCGGTACACAAGTCCAATAAGGACGATATACTGGTGGCCCAGTCCTGGCAGAGAAGGGATAAGGATGGTAAACGTAGTGCCTCCACGTCCTTCCATCCCCTGCCAGGCACTTGGCGGACTAGGGGGCAGGAACCCTCGGGGCAGGGGGGGCGCTCTCAGGTGCCGGTGAGCGAGTCCCGTCTATTCGCTTTCCTGAAGAACCCGGCTTCCTCGGTGGAGGAAGCTGATGACTGA
- a CDS encoding 3-isopropylmalate dehydrogenase encodes MTQTIKLAVIPGDGIGQEVVPEGLKVLQAALQGSDVVVETTTFDLGAARWHRTGETLTDADLEAIKRHDVILLGAVGDPSVPSGVLERGLLLRLRFALDHYVNLRPSKYYPGVPTPLAEPGEIDLVVVREGTEGLYCGNGGAVRVGTAQEIATEVSVNTAYGVERVVRYAFEQARARRQHLTLVHKHNVLVNAGHLWRRTVEAVGAQFPEVRTDYCHVDAATIYLVTDPGRFDVIVTDNLFGDIITDEAGAVTGGIGLSASGNLNPAGEFPSMFEPVHGSAPDIAGQGKADPTATISAVAMLLEHVGQVEAAARVHAAVEADMAARARAQKSGQPLVRSTQEIGEAIRARLVG; translated from the coding sequence ATGACGCAGACCATCAAGCTCGCAGTGATCCCCGGCGACGGCATCGGCCAGGAGGTCGTGCCTGAGGGCCTGAAGGTCCTGCAGGCGGCCTTGCAGGGCAGCGACGTCGTCGTCGAGACCACCACCTTTGACCTGGGGGCGGCGCGCTGGCACCGTACCGGCGAGACCCTCACCGACGCGGACCTGGAGGCCATCAAGCGCCATGATGTGATTCTCCTGGGCGCGGTGGGGGACCCCTCGGTGCCCTCCGGCGTGCTGGAGCGCGGCCTGCTGCTGCGCCTGCGCTTCGCCCTGGACCATTACGTGAACCTGCGGCCCTCCAAGTACTACCCGGGCGTGCCCACCCCCCTGGCGGAGCCGGGTGAGATCGACCTCGTGGTGGTGCGGGAGGGCACAGAAGGGCTGTACTGCGGCAACGGGGGAGCGGTGCGGGTGGGCACGGCGCAGGAGATCGCCACGGAGGTGAGCGTGAACACCGCCTACGGCGTGGAGCGGGTGGTGCGCTACGCCTTTGAGCAGGCCCGCGCCCGGCGCCAGCACCTGACGCTGGTGCACAAGCACAATGTGCTGGTCAACGCCGGGCACCTGTGGCGCCGCACCGTGGAGGCGGTCGGCGCGCAGTTCCCGGAGGTGCGCACCGACTACTGCCACGTGGACGCCGCCACGATCTACCTGGTCACCGACCCGGGGCGCTTTGACGTGATCGTCACCGACAACCTCTTTGGGGACATCATCACCGACGAGGCCGGGGCGGTCACGGGCGGGATCGGCCTGTCCGCCTCCGGCAACCTCAACCCGGCTGGGGAGTTTCCCTCCATGTTCGAGCCGGTGCACGGCTCCGCCCCGGACATCGCGGGCCAGGGCAAGGCGGACCCGACCGCCACCATCAGCGCCGTGGCCATGCTGCTGGAGCACGTCGGCCAGGTGGAGGCCGCAGCCCGCGTGCACGCGGCAGTGGAGGCGGACATGGCCGCGCGGGCCCGCGCCCAGAAGAGCGGCCAGCCCCTGGTGCGCAGCACCCAGGAGATCGGGGAGGCGATCCGGGCCCGGCTGGTGGGGTGA
- the ilvN gene encoding acetolactate synthase small subunit: MSKHTLSVLVENKPGVLTRVSALFTRRGFNIHSLAVGPTEHEDVSRITVIAEAEGPAMEQVTKQLNKLVNVLKIVELDPQASVERELYLIKVKADDSNRTAVLQIVDLFRAHVVDVAPTSVVIETVGSESKVRALLTALQPHGVKEIVQSGAVAITRGPRSITDQLKEK, encoded by the coding sequence ATGAGCAAGCACACGCTGTCCGTGCTGGTGGAGAACAAGCCCGGTGTGCTCACGCGCGTCTCGGCGCTGTTCACCCGCCGGGGCTTCAACATCCACTCCCTGGCGGTGGGCCCCACCGAGCACGAGGACGTATCCCGTATAACGGTTATCGCGGAGGCTGAGGGGCCGGCCATGGAGCAGGTCACCAAGCAGCTCAACAAGCTGGTTAACGTGCTCAAGATCGTGGAGCTGGACCCGCAGGCCTCGGTGGAGCGCGAGCTGTACCTGATCAAGGTGAAGGCCGACGACTCCAACCGCACCGCGGTGCTGCAGATCGTCGACCTGTTCCGGGCGCACGTGGTGGACGTGGCCCCCACCTCCGTGGTCATCGAGACCGTGGGCTCAGAGTCCAAGGTGCGTGCGCTGCTGACGGCCCTGCAGCCGCACGGGGTCAAGGAGATCGTCCAGTCCGGTGCCGTGGCCATCACCCGGGGGCCCAGGTCCATCACCGATCAACTCAAGGAGAAGTGA
- a CDS encoding aspartate:alanine exchanger family transporter, whose amino-acid sequence MLLTVLNHLAANPVLVLFLLIGIGMLFGHFKVKGVSLGAAAVLFSGIALAAWASAEGVKLEIPGHFGILGLAIFTFAIGVSSGPNFFHAIKTALGPIAIMLLAFVAAAGVAVGVGRALGMSPAMIAGTFAGAITNTPALAAAGQAAELHGDPQGAAIATVGYAVAYLFGVIGMLFYTLLALGYRKSDKDAPSPLVNRTIRVERTDSPRISDIAEKISGELKFSRLRRGETGPIMPITKQHFNERMHKDDLVTVVGTQEAVNQVIEAIGHGSSHSLLADRKYLDFRRITVSDPKLAGHTISDLDIDGRFEATISRVRRGDTDMVGTPDLVLQQGDRVRVVAPTGRMKDISKFFGDSARGLSSINPVAMGLGMALGIFIGEWKFLTPTGATFSIGSAAGTLLVGLVFGRIGRIGSFVTAIPFTASAVLSEFGLLVFLAQAGTKAGGQIASAFSGGDWWKILLVGFLVTNVVGLILYAGMRWGVKMGGTRLSGLLGGAQTQPAVLAFANERTGADPRVALGYAMVYPVAMIVKIFVAQVLGGL is encoded by the coding sequence GTGTTACTGACCGTCCTCAACCACCTGGCCGCCAACCCGGTCCTGGTCCTGTTCCTGCTGATCGGCATAGGCATGCTGTTCGGGCACTTCAAGGTCAAGGGAGTGTCCCTGGGCGCGGCCGCCGTGCTCTTCTCCGGCATCGCGCTGGCCGCCTGGGCCTCTGCCGAAGGCGTGAAGCTGGAGATCCCGGGACACTTCGGCATCCTGGGACTGGCTATCTTCACCTTCGCTATCGGGGTGAGCTCCGGGCCCAACTTCTTCCACGCCATCAAGACGGCGCTGGGCCCGATCGCCATCATGCTGCTGGCCTTCGTGGCGGCCGCGGGCGTGGCCGTAGGCGTGGGCCGTGCCCTGGGCATGTCCCCGGCGATGATCGCCGGGACCTTCGCGGGGGCTATCACCAACACCCCGGCCCTGGCTGCGGCCGGGCAGGCCGCCGAGCTGCACGGGGACCCGCAGGGCGCCGCCATCGCCACGGTCGGCTACGCCGTCGCCTACCTCTTTGGCGTGATCGGCATGCTGTTCTACACCCTGCTGGCCCTGGGCTACCGCAAGAGCGACAAGGACGCCCCCTCCCCCCTGGTGAACCGCACGATCCGCGTGGAGCGCACCGACTCCCCGCGCATCTCCGACATCGCCGAGAAGATCAGTGGGGAGCTGAAGTTCTCCCGCCTGCGCCGCGGGGAGACCGGCCCGATCATGCCGATCACCAAGCAGCACTTCAACGAGCGTATGCACAAGGACGACCTGGTTACCGTGGTGGGCACCCAGGAGGCCGTCAACCAGGTGATCGAGGCGATCGGCCACGGCTCCTCCCACTCCCTGCTGGCTGACCGCAAGTACCTGGACTTCCGGCGCATCACCGTCTCGGACCCCAAGCTGGCGGGCCACACCATCTCCGACCTGGACATTGACGGCCGTTTTGAGGCCACGATCTCCCGCGTCCGCCGCGGGGACACCGACATGGTGGGTACCCCGGACCTGGTGCTCCAGCAGGGTGACCGGGTGCGCGTGGTGGCCCCCACGGGACGCATGAAGGACATCTCCAAGTTCTTTGGCGACTCCGCTCGCGGCCTGTCCTCCATCAACCCGGTGGCCATGGGCCTGGGGATGGCGCTGGGCATCTTCATCGGTGAGTGGAAGTTCCTCACGCCCACCGGCGCGACCTTCTCGATCGGCTCCGCCGCTGGCACCCTCCTGGTGGGCCTGGTCTTTGGGCGGATCGGGCGGATCGGCAGCTTCGTGACGGCGATCCCCTTCACGGCCAGCGCCGTGCTCTCTGAGTTCGGTCTGCTGGTCTTCCTGGCGCAGGCGGGCACCAAGGCCGGCGGGCAGATCGCCAGCGCCTTCTCCGGGGGCGACTGGTGGAAGATCCTGCTGGTGGGCTTCCTGGTCACCAACGTGGTGGGCCTGATCCTGTACGCGGGCATGCGTTGGGGCGTGAAGATGGGTGGCACCCGGCTCTCTGGTCTGCTCGGTGGCGCCCAGACCCAGCCGGCGGTGCTGGCCTTCGCCAACGAGCGCACCGGGGCGGACCCGCGCGTGGCCCTGGGCTACGCCATGGTCTACCCCGTGGCCATGATCGTGAAGATCTTCGTGGCCCAGGTACTGGGTGGTCTGTAA
- a CDS encoding acetolactate synthase large subunit, with translation MTDQDAPTAVPSVAEAAAAQSAGSAAATPSTGPEQVTGAESLVRSLEAVGVTHIFGMPGGAILPFYDPLLASKQIRHILVRHEQGAGHAAEGYAVVTGKPGVCVATSGPGATNLITAIGDAHMDSIPMVAITGQVGAGLIGTDAFQEADIVGATMPFVKHSFLVTDPDEVPARVAEAFHLATSGRPGPVLIDFTKDAQNGQTTFSWPPVTELRGYHPPGRPNQRRITQAAEAIAHAERPVFMLGGGLARSGVDPAVLQELVELVGAPFTTTLMGLGVLPSSHPQALGMPGMHGTVAAVGALQRADLIIGLGVRFDDRVTGKVDSFATRAAVIHVDIDPAEISKIRTADVPIVGELADVLPALSAAFRQVVDAEGRTDIDPWCTEVAHMRAVYPTEWTDTDDGLLQPQEVISHLGKAASEDTIWVTGVGQHQMWAAQFLPHRRHRSWLTSGGAGTMGYGVPAAMGAKVAAPERPVWLIDGDGCFQMTNQELATCTLNEIPIKVAVINNSSLGMVRQWQTLFYGQRYSNTHLHTGAGSVRVPDFVKLAEAYGAVGLRCERLEDVDAVIAQANAINDRPVVVDFTVSADAQVWPMVAAGVSNDAIQYARGMSPQWEEE, from the coding sequence ATGACAGATCAAGACGCGCCCACCGCGGTCCCGTCTGTCGCTGAGGCCGCCGCGGCACAGTCCGCCGGAAGCGCTGCGGCAACGCCGTCGACCGGGCCGGAGCAGGTGACCGGGGCCGAGTCCCTGGTCCGCTCCCTGGAGGCCGTGGGGGTCACGCATATCTTCGGTATGCCCGGGGGAGCGATCCTGCCCTTCTACGACCCGCTGCTCGCCTCCAAGCAGATCCGCCACATCCTGGTGCGTCACGAGCAGGGGGCGGGTCACGCCGCTGAGGGCTACGCCGTCGTCACCGGCAAGCCGGGCGTGTGCGTGGCCACCTCCGGCCCCGGCGCCACCAACCTGATCACCGCTATCGGTGACGCCCACATGGACTCGATCCCCATGGTGGCCATCACCGGGCAGGTCGGGGCCGGGCTGATCGGCACCGACGCCTTCCAGGAGGCCGACATCGTGGGCGCCACCATGCCCTTCGTGAAGCACTCCTTCCTGGTCACCGACCCGGACGAGGTGCCCGCGCGGGTGGCCGAGGCCTTCCACCTGGCCACCTCCGGCAGGCCGGGGCCGGTGCTGATCGACTTCACCAAGGACGCGCAGAACGGGCAGACCACCTTCTCCTGGCCACCCGTGACTGAGCTGCGCGGCTACCACCCGCCCGGCAGGCCCAACCAGCGGCGGATCACGCAGGCCGCGGAGGCTATCGCCCACGCCGAGCGGCCCGTGTTCATGCTCGGTGGCGGGCTGGCGCGCTCCGGCGTGGACCCGGCGGTCCTGCAGGAGCTGGTGGAGCTGGTCGGGGCGCCTTTCACCACCACGCTCATGGGGCTGGGGGTCCTGCCCTCCAGCCACCCGCAGGCCCTGGGGATGCCGGGTATGCACGGCACCGTGGCCGCCGTCGGGGCCCTGCAGCGTGCCGACCTGATCATCGGCCTGGGCGTGCGCTTTGACGACCGGGTGACCGGCAAGGTCGACTCCTTCGCCACGCGGGCGGCGGTCATCCACGTGGACATCGACCCGGCGGAGATCTCCAAGATCCGTACCGCGGACGTGCCGATCGTCGGTGAGCTGGCTGACGTGCTGCCTGCCCTGAGCGCCGCCTTCAGGCAGGTGGTGGACGCCGAGGGGCGCACCGACATCGACCCCTGGTGCACGGAGGTCGCCCACATGCGCGCGGTCTACCCCACCGAGTGGACTGACACCGACGACGGCCTGCTCCAGCCCCAGGAGGTTATCTCCCACCTGGGCAAGGCCGCCAGCGAGGACACCATCTGGGTCACCGGCGTGGGCCAGCACCAGATGTGGGCCGCCCAGTTCCTCCCGCACCGGCGCCACCGCTCCTGGCTGACCTCCGGCGGGGCCGGGACCATGGGCTACGGCGTGCCGGCGGCCATGGGGGCCAAGGTGGCGGCGCCCGAGCGGCCCGTGTGGCTGATCGACGGCGACGGCTGCTTCCAGATGACCAACCAGGAGCTCGCCACCTGCACCCTCAACGAGATCCCGATCAAGGTCGCGGTCATCAACAACTCCTCCCTGGGCATGGTGCGCCAGTGGCAGACCCTGTTCTACGGGCAGCGCTACTCCAACACGCACCTGCACACAGGGGCAGGGTCGGTGCGCGTGCCGGACTTCGTGAAGCTGGCGGAGGCCTACGGGGCGGTGGGGCTGCGCTGCGAGCGCCTGGAGGACGTGGACGCCGTCATCGCCCAGGCCAACGCGATCAACGACCGGCCCGTCGTCGTGGACTTCACCGTGTCCGCTGACGCCCAGGTGTGGCCGATGGTGGCCGCCGGGGTGTCCAACGACGCCATCCAGTACGCCCGCGGCATGAGCCCGCAGTGGGAAGAGGAGTGA
- the ilvC gene encoding ketol-acid reductoisomerase — protein sequence MAAEKFYDDDADLSVIQSKKVAVIGYGSQGHAHALNLRDSGVEVAVGLREGSSSVAKAEEAGLPVKPVAEAVAWADVVVVLAPDQVQARLYEEQIEPNIKPGAALLFSHGFNIHFGYIKPAAGIDVVMVAPKGPGHTVRRQFEEGRGVPVLVCVEQDATGQAWPLVLSYAKAVGGTRAGAIKTTFREETETDLFGEQTVLCGGVSKLIEYGFETLTEAGYQPEMAYFEVCHELKLIVDLINEGGLSKQRWSCSDTAEYGDYVSGPRVITPEVKEHMKEVLADIQSGAFAKRFMDDQAAGAPEFKQLRAQGEAHPIEKTGREVRSMFAWRAEVDKDYTEGSVAR from the coding sequence ATGGCAGCAGAGAAGTTCTACGACGACGACGCCGACCTGTCCGTCATCCAGTCCAAGAAGGTCGCGGTCATCGGCTACGGCTCCCAGGGGCACGCCCACGCCCTGAACCTGCGCGACTCCGGGGTGGAGGTGGCGGTGGGCCTGCGTGAGGGCTCCAGCTCCGTGGCCAAGGCCGAGGAGGCGGGCCTGCCCGTCAAGCCGGTGGCTGAGGCCGTGGCCTGGGCCGACGTCGTGGTGGTGCTGGCCCCCGACCAGGTGCAGGCCAGGCTGTACGAGGAGCAGATCGAGCCCAATATCAAGCCCGGGGCCGCGCTGCTGTTCTCCCACGGCTTCAACATCCACTTCGGCTACATCAAGCCTGCCGCGGGCATTGACGTGGTCATGGTGGCCCCCAAGGGGCCCGGCCACACCGTGCGCCGCCAGTTCGAGGAGGGCCGGGGCGTGCCGGTGCTCGTCTGCGTGGAGCAGGACGCTACCGGGCAGGCCTGGCCCCTGGTCCTGTCCTACGCCAAGGCCGTGGGCGGCACCCGGGCCGGGGCCATCAAGACCACCTTCCGGGAGGAGACCGAGACCGACCTGTTCGGGGAGCAGACCGTGCTGTGCGGGGGCGTCTCCAAGCTGATCGAGTACGGTTTCGAGACCCTGACCGAGGCGGGCTACCAGCCGGAGATGGCCTACTTTGAGGTGTGCCACGAGCTGAAGCTGATCGTGGACCTGATCAATGAGGGCGGCCTGTCCAAGCAGCGCTGGTCCTGCTCCGACACCGCCGAGTACGGCGACTACGTCTCCGGGCCGCGCGTGATCACCCCCGAGGTCAAGGAGCACATGAAGGAGGTGCTGGCGGACATCCAGAGCGGCGCCTTTGCCAAGCGCTTCATGGACGACCAGGCCGCCGGGGCCCCCGAGTTCAAGCAGCTGCGCGCCCAGGGGGAGGCCCACCCGATCGAGAAGACGGGCCGGGAGGTGCGCTCCATGTTCGCCTGGCGCGCCGAGGTGGACAAGGACTACACCGAGGGCTCCGTGGCCCGCTGA